The genomic stretch TACAACTGGAGGGGGCAGTGACTTTCTTGCAGAATAACTGGATATCCTGTGGCATCCTGTGGGCTCTTCTCAAGTTCTCAATATCCATTTACATGTTTATGTGCAACATGTcggtctttcactctctctctctctctctgtctctgtctctgtctctctctctctctctctctctctctctctctctctctctctctctctctctctctctctctctctctctctctctttctctttctctctctctgttctgttctggtctTTAAAAAATGGATATTTTCTTCCTCCAGTATCGACATGCTGACTGTGTGGTTTTTCCAGCACATAACTCCATTCCTTGTCTTCTATCTGGACTTGGTTTAGAAATTAAAGCCAACTTCTATGACTTTAACTCCCCCTACCTAACCACTATTTCTCTCCTcccaacactctctctctttctctgtctttctctccatccAGTTTGACTCCCTGTTGTTCTGTCCTGGTATCTCTCCAACAGCAACAGGGTCTCAATCTCCGCTCCGTGTGCAGGACATCGTGCCAAAGGCCATAGGATAAAAAGCTGCCAGTGGTGCTTTCACGCAAGGAGGAAAAACAGCATGTTATTTTAAATGCTTGGGCCAAaacaggtagtgtgtgtgtgtgagtgagagagtgagtgggtgaatgtgtgtgagggagttaatatgtgtgtgtgtgtgaggggttgAGAGGTAATACATGTGTGATAGACAATCGATTTTCAGAAGTCACACTCTtaggaaaaaaaggtgctatttcgaaactaaaagggttattcagctgtccccataggagaaacctttgaagaacccttttttgttccatataaaaccattttggttccaagtagaacccttttgggttcaagatataaccatttccacagagggttctaattggaaacctaaaagggttctagctggaaccaaaaagggttctcttatggggacagctgaaaacCCCTTTTTTCTAAAGTGCAGATGTCTATCAGGTGGTCAGTAAGTTCGCCAAATCCGACCTGTATGCCTGTTTCGTTCAGATTACTCAATAACACTTTCCTATCTATTCAGTTCTAAGATTAAAACAACCCATTCTTATTTGAATTACCAACTTTTACCCACAGTCAATAACAGTACATTCAACCAGCAGAGAATTAGAAGAAAAAGCAACTTTCACTTACCTTTAACAATTCTGGTGTTCTGAGTTCTCCACTGTAACCTGATGTGAGTGTGTCAGAGTATCCACTCCAGTCTGAGTTTCAGTACTTCTCCAGTCACTTTTCTCTCATCTcagccctgcctgtctgtctctctcctagaaGGAGGTACCATCAGGGAGAGTGGGGAGAGGCTGTGGCAAATACaagctgtgttgttgttgtgtgtaaaGAGAAGAGTGGGGAGAGGTTTCAGAGCatgcctttctccctctgtcCAATGAGACTGCGGGTGGGGGCCCACACAGAGTGGCCACACCCAGGTCATTAGATATCGACCAATAGGAGCTTGCAGGTGGGGCCCCTTACTTAAAGCAGTGGACAGCAGCTCACCCGAGACCCAGGCAGCTGGTAGTGGGTTTTCAAAATAAACTCTCCTAGGTAGTTCCctcaaaacacacagacacagttctTTTTTTACTCTAGTAATGGCACTTCATATACACACAGGCAAATGGTGTAACCTTATCCTCTGTTATGTGGACTCTGACCGCCCTTTATAATCAAGAAAATAGCAAGGAGGCAGAGATGTGGGGGGCAATTCACAGGGGTTGATACTCAGGACATATCTCTCATTCTTCATTGGTCACATTTTCACCCACGACCACCATCCTGTCTACGCATTGCTACAATCGTCCCCTTGTCGTAAGGCCATTTCTGTCACAGGCACACACCCACACCTGACTGCCCAAAACTAGCCCTGCGACGCCTCCTTCCACTAAGCTTTTGTTTGCTAGAGCAATTAAgaggggttggtgtgtgtgtgtatgtgtgttgtttGTGAAGTGGGGCAATCTACTCAGGCCAATATAAATATAGTCCTACCAGCAATAGAGGAAGAATGTACCCCTAAAAAATGAATTATAATCTCCGAAAATAAATACTTAAACAAGTTTGCAGTCTGTGCACAAACTAACGACACACCTTATTTACTTACTCAAAATAATATTCAACAGAATTCCATTAAACAGAAAGAGATGCCCACGGAGCCATAACCACAGCACTTCACTTGCGCCATGTTCATAACACGGATGGAAAAGGAATTAGCGAAGAAAGGCTCATTTTCCATTACAcacacagaccactgactccgaAAGGGATTGTGGTTTAACTGAgggcaaaaaaaatgttttattggacCAAAGCACTGCTGACTGACCACATACTGCAGTGTACACAACAGAAATCTCAGAGCTGCCATAGTTGGTTATGGCAGCTACAGTATAAAGAGAAGAAATCATCCTAAAGTATCTACAAATTGATTGCATTGGAAGGTACTTGGATATGATTTGGACATGAACTGCAAAAAtgctaatatacactgagtatacaaaacattaagaacacctttttccatgacatgctctttccatgacatagactgacaaggtgaattcaggtgaaagctatgatcccttattgctgtctcttgttaaatccacttcaatcagtgtagattaaggggaggagacaggttaaagaaggatttttaagccttgagacaattgagacatggattgtgtgtgtcccattcagagggtgaatgggcaagacaaaacatttaagtgccttacaatgtggtatggtagtaggtgccaggcgcaccggtttgtgcaactcaatattaggaaggtgttcctaatgtttggtatactcagtgtaggtaccaatgacttgcattggatttgtgccacaaaatGCTAAAGAGTTAacatttgaaacagtggccaggtaaatgaaaccaaagcatggactgctgtcataccttgtccatagactgctgtttACAGAGTAAGGAAAcgaatgtcattttgtaatttgggtgaactatctcttTAAAGTGCTAATGTAGGCTAGTTGATGATCATTCTCTTTTGATTTGTACCAAGACAGCAAATTATGTAGAGGTTTGTTTTTACCTGTATACATCCTTGTTCTGTCCACTGTACATGTATTTTCAATGTAAACTTTCTCCTTTTGCATATCTTGTTAATTTGCCTAGAATGCCCTCTAGTGGTCAAAGGTGATCATCGCATAAAGGTGTAACCAAGGCTTTTTTTTTTGTTACCTATCCATAAAACAATATCCCAAGGTTTAGTGTAGAAGATGTTCAATCGGGGAGTTTGGTGCTTTTACAAGGTTTACATGTGATACTGGTAACACTTTACCTAAAGCCTTCAGATATAATGCTTTATAATTTATTttaagcatgtactgtatgagcctttataatgGAGGCTTTAGGTTAAAATGTTACTGTGATGATATTTGTGGGTAACTTTTCAACCCACATTTACTCAGTATCAATAGTGTTGTGTGAAAATAGAAAACTAAAAACTGAAAATCTAAGTTAAGACTTATTGAACACTATTGGAAGTGATACACAATCAAAAGGTAGGTGCCATTGGGTTTGACAGTCACAGCAGACTCCTAATTTGATGTGCATTATGTAACTCTATGCTACTGTAGGCCAGTGTGGTTATCGGTTAcatattgactgtgttggtatAGTCCTCAATGATGTGGATGCCTCCCCTTGATCGGAAGTTCACAGACCTTTAAACCCATCTGGCCTTTTTCAGCAAGGAGGACCAATCACAACTTCTCTTACTAGAATCCACACCCACAAAATGATTacctatatgtactgtatgtgaccAACTCAGTGGTCTTGTGGTTAAAGTAGCCACACTGAGATTGGAAGTGTTTTAGCAATTTCATATAAAGTACTGTACGTGTATATGTCAAGGatcgaataataataataataatacatttcatTTTCACTTGTCTCTGTGTACCCTTTCCATTTTCCTCACACGTTTGCATACACAATAACACATGTTATTATCCTCTCATATTGGATAAGTTATCTGGTATTAACAAGATTTCAAGTCAGTCAATGTCTGTGCGATTGTGAGCCTTATATTGTCATTGCCCACTGCTAGatacagtagggaaaaaaagtatttagtcagccaccaattgtgcaagttctcccacttaaaaagatgagagaggcctgtaattttcatcattggtacacgtcaactatgacagacaaaatgagattttttttctccagaaaatcacattgtaggattttttatgaatttatttgcaaattatggtggaaaataagtatttggtcaataacaaaagtttctcaatactttgttatataccctttgttggcaatgacacaggtcaaacgttttctgtaagtcttcacatggttttcacaaacagttgctggtattttggcccattcctccatgtagatctcctctagagcagtgatgttttggggctgtcgctgggcaacacggactttcaactccctccaaagattttctatggggttgagatctggagactggctaggccactccaggaccttgaaatgcttcttacgaagccactccttcgttgcccgggaggtgtatttgggatcattgtcatgctgaaagacccagccacgtttcatcttcaatgcccttgctgatggaaggaggttttcactcaaaatctcacgatacatggccccgttcattctttcctttacacggatcagtcgtcctggtccctttgcagaaaaacagccccaaagcattatgtttccacccccatgcttcacagtaggaatggttttctttggatgcaactcagcattctttgtcctccaaacacgacgagttgagtttttaccaaaaagttctattttggtttcatctgaccatatgacattctcccaatcctcttctggatcatccaaatgcactctagcaaacttcagacgggcctggacatgtactggcttaagcaggatttgagtccctggcggcgtagtgtgttactgatggtaggctttgttactttggtcccagctctctgcaggtcattcactaggtccccccgtgtggttctgggatttttgctcaccgttcttgtgatcattttgaccccacggggtgagatcttgcgtggagccccagatcgagggagattatcagtggtcttgtatgtcttccatttcctaataattgctcccacagttgatttcttcaaaccaagctgcttacctattgcagattcagtcttcccagcctggtgcaggtctacaattttgtttctggtgtcctttgacagctctttggtcttggccatagtggagtttggagtgtgactgtttgaggttatggacaggtgtcttttatactgataacaagttcaaacaggtgccaataataaaacaggtgccaataatacaggtaacgagtggacagaggagcctcttaaagaagaagttacaggtctgtgagagccagaaatcttgtttgtttgtaggtgaccaaatacttattttccaccataatttgcaaatcaattcattaaaaatcctacaatgtgattttctggaaaaaatatctcaatttgtctgtcatagtttacgtgtacctatgatgacaattacaggcctctctcatctttttaagtgggagaacttgcacaattggtggctgactaaatactttttttccccactgtaaatctcCCTGTGTTGAATGTCAAGTGATCCCTAAAGCCAGCATTCACTGTGAATAAGATAGGCGTTGTCTCAGGGACAATGATGATGTAGTATTTGACCCTGAAAGTTAGACTATGATATTTGTGTTATGAGTTGTTATTCATGAGGGATGAATAAGAACCACATGGTTCCATTGCAATGGTTCTAACAATGGTTCTAACAATGGTTCtaagatgaacttagccttaaaatGCTTTTAGGAAACCGGCCCTAGGTTCTTTTGCGTGACGGAAATGTTCTCCTGAGTGTTTGTTTGAGcctacctggagtgccagatgggctggGTTTTCACATTTGGGACCAttccattgcaccaggcaagctcaatatACTATTtgaacatataataataataataatacatttcatTTGCGAGTAGAGTACATGTTGGATAAAAAAATatgtcacgacaggcctgatggaaacagcaaatttgtcgcgaaactttccaaatgtcgacaaaacaaaatacgctagacaaggcgggatctttttgtgtctgtaaaattaattatgcgagaaatggcagtggaatcGCCTTTatacgcaaatattgatataataaccataatACCGAAGTAAATTTGAAGTTACgcaatgatatgttgtgtggtctctcactacgactcgggaaagcatgcagtttattaagctacagatgaaataagttatgatgaacttcacagggtggtgaaagtgcacggtgatgagcttgatgctcctgtccaataaatatcaagggtcttgtTCTGGTGACATGCCGATCGATGCTTGGCTGACGTTTGACATATAACAATTATCCTGCTCTTTTGTCAATAAAAATCTCATCATGAATGCTATACCCGCATTGTATCTGTGAGCTGTCGGCAAAaggcacgtgccaagaccagagtaggcacattctctatataatgcaacatgttttgtgacaaaaccatcaatagatctgaaaatgcaatggaaaactcatttaatttgtattttatattcggtacatgggaatttaaccgcaaaaaatgcatattgtttttatgccgattttagaatattcacattaaaatatgtcgccaattggatgggaACCTAGCTACTGACCCTTATAATGAGGTGATCATTTCACCAGAGTTAAGAAAACTATGATGCACAAGATGCAATTGCGAGTTGCCTGTCTGCTCTACACATCACATGGACAGACACATGATAAAGCTAAATGGGGATGTATGACAGCAAGGACAGAAAAAGAGACATCTGTGGTTGGACCTGAAACATGACTGATCAAACATGATTGCTCAAACAGCACATATTGGCTTTGGTTTGTTCCCATGAGCCAACAAACAAGCAATATGTGTCTACTGTAGATTATCATTTGGAAAACTGTTTGACTAGTTGATTATAAAATGCCCCTGTACACTCATATAGCAGGCCAATTTCCTGGCCGCAGACAGTTAAAGGAAAACCAGTTATCGACTGTCAAACTTGTGGCAGATTAAACTTTATCTTACTGAATCTttaggcccagtgcagtcaaaattctgctgaaactaacactgtaaaagtgtgaataaatgtgatcagtgttatatcctgatagttgctggttgataATACATTCTACACAGgaccttttacatttacatttacattttagtcatttagcagacgctcttatccagagcgacttacagttagtgaatacatatattattatattttttatactggccccccgtgggaatcgaacccacaaccctggcgttgcaaacgccatgctctatcaactgagctacatccctgccggccattccctcccctaccctggacgacgctgggccaattgtgcgccgcccatgagtctcccggtcgcggccggctgcgacagagcctggattcgaaccaggatctctagtggcacagttagcactgcgatgcagtgccttagaccatgcAAACCTtttaatcagcaggtttgcatggacGGGAGTTTCGGCTTTcaatggtgacatcaccatacggtaaattggttaatagaccaataacaaagagagttcaaaacctctctgccaataacagctagttttcagtttccccctccccatttagaccactcccagacagtcctagcaaaattcttgcttgagaaatagttttttaTCTAAAAAGCAATTTTTCCCATTTTGATGGAAATCTATTAAACTTCAAATACAAATTAGAGTTTAAAGATCAATTGGTCAAATCAGGTTTTCCTCAACGAGACAATTCTAAAGCCTAATTTACTGTTTACAGAACGCAAGAACACAATAAGCTACGCAAAATGGCTACACTGCATAGTTGTGACGCGTTACAAATTTTGGCAACATTCCACCCTGACTGGAGGCATCCGGTTTTCAAGGATACAGCTAATTCAACCTAGCTTCCTTTGTCGCTAAAAAACGGATGTGGGAACTCCACTCAGGTGTTTCTACGTTAGGTTATTGCATCACTTACGAGAATTTGAGAGATTCCTTTGGTTGGTCAGACGCTGCTTGAGTAAGACCTGTTTGGTCGAAATGCGTTGCAGTAATATGCTGATTTGGTCCttgtatactgtatattttttgtaaatatttgtgtGAATAGTTCACAGCATCATACTCGTTgcctttttgtattttttgtattccTTTGGTTCCACAGTCAAAAGACTACAATAGCCAAAAGACTGTTGGCAACCATGACTTTAGTTATTATTTTGCCTGTCCTGTTATTTTTGCGGCGCAACTACATAGGACAGCCATCTTGCATAGCTAATTGCATTTTTTCCGTTGCGTTCTTACGTAGACTATTCAAAAGCATGATCTGACACACACCCCAAAGaatgtgtagaggtgctgactaactaAGAGTAaactgtataaaaaaataataattgcacactacccagctagcacatttggttccttggaagttgtgggaacgtatgtttttggtttcacattggttgtgggaacaaAGCCATATGTTTCCTGACCGTTAAAATTGAACGTTTTTTAattgttctgagaacagaagtgaaaatgATGCCTGTTCTTAGAacatttatttttaggttgcCAGGAGGTTCGGAGaatgttttactctggttcctttaaagttttcctgggaggttttattaacggttatttggaggtttttgaataacttccttaaaactttcactgagaatgtttcaataagacttttaataacactgctagcttagtttgggttaactgttttgaattccaagcacagataggacacatggaaattaatttgcttaggcagtaatcatgcaaacacatttcttttttattgtggcatGGCATCAGTGAGATTAGAAGCTATGATATCTATGatattctgttctctatccatggaatcaagctttaagaaacatatggttctcagaatgttGTGTGCTAGCTGGGATATCACCACTACTATACATATAGAAGTATCAGCTGTATCAGTAGGGATGAGTACCCTATTTTGTAGAGTAGACCCAAAAGTAGAAAGGAATGTCCGCAACTCTAATATGCTCCCATGGTGATTTAAAAGtggaatactgttaatataaccgtgtgttagtgtgggttttcattgaatttatgtaaatgttgaagctcatctgcatttcctgtggCGCAGGACatttctcagcaacaaaataatgatacaattaagatcctacacctgtaggtCATGTTACACAATCAATATAATATGTAAACTGGGTCATCTGAAGTTTACTACAAACTATTACCAGGAACTGGTAATAGtttgtaaaaaacaaaaaacccAGCCTCATTAGTAACTTTTTCACTGAGAGACAAACAGACCCGCCACTAGAGACCCATGGCCTGATCAGAAAGTTTACTCTAGGTCATTTAGAATCACTACTAACTATCATTACCTGCGAATGTGAATGTTATGAATGTCTATACAAAGAAACTCAAATCAGATATAATATGTTATGCACAGTTGTTGATAATAGTGCACACTGTTCCAAGTGCAAATATATTTTTGGACTTTGGCCCCATCATTGAGAACCAACAACTATTTATTTGGGCGTCCATGACGATTCACCGACTGGCACACTGATGTGGACATTTTGGAATAGCCATTGTTGGTGGATGCTGATACCAGGCTGGCACACCAGTGTGTTTTGAACTAAACATTCCAATTGATTGCATCACACACAGCTGCCCACTCAGTTCTTTTGTTTAGAATTTCAGAATAGAACACTGAAATAATGGAAATAACTGACACCAGTCATTTCAAACAAAGCCTATACTCATCAAAGGGTTAAGCTCTTTGTAAGCTGGACTCATGGATGCTGCATCCATATTTGCAGAGGCAAATTCAGTTGAGACCAAGTCAGTTAATAATCAACCTCATCCCAGGCAGCCTATATAGTTTcccagttctgtgtcctgtggcGTCTTTTCAAGCGAAGAGGGGACTCAAGTGGCCGGCTGGCCAGCTCACTATCAACACGAGACGGTCTAAAGACAGAAACAAACATCATGAAGCTAACGCTAACCTTTCTGTTCGTCCTTGTGGCTTCTTGGCCCCTGGTCCTCTGCACCAAGGAGGAGCCCATGTCCGAAGACCCTCCCCTCCTTCAGGTTCCCGCCGTCGAAGCCCGCTCCCGCTTCGCCGCTCTTGACGACGTGCGTCTCCTGGCCAACGGTCTCCTCCAGCTCGGCCACAGCCTCAGGGACTTCGTCCACAAGACCAAGGGCCAGATCAATGACATCTTCCAGAAACTCAACATCTTTGACCACTCTTTCAACCAGCTCTCTGTGCTGGCCAGCGAGatcaaggaggaagaggaggagttgaAGAAGACCACGGTGGTGCTCAAGGCCAACAACGAGGAGATCAAAAGCCTGTCGCTGGAGATCAACTCCAAGGTGGAGAGCATACTGCAGGAGCGTAGCCAGCTTCAGAGCAAGGTGGGCGGGCTGGAGGAGAAATTGAGCAGCCTGTCTCAGGGCCTGGTGCCCACCGATCAGCTGGCTGAGATCAGCGCACTGAAGGTGAGTCACCCCAAACTGACCTTAACCCATGGGGGAAATGCTGTTTTGAGTTGAGCATGGGGTTAAAGCTGATTGACATTCTCACAAAACTCACAAAATATCCATGTAGAATATTGATATGGAAACCAAGGGAAAGTTTATGGGGAAGTTTTACAAGATTTTCAGACACTTCAACAAACCTCAAGAAGATAAATAGATTAAAGTCACCTTAGGTTCTTTTACATAGTGATTAGCCTACTCCATTTCCTTGAAGAGTAACAGCACAATACTACCAGATAGACATATTGTGCCCTATGATAAATAGTAATGTCTGGAGAAATTACCCGGTCCCATCATGTGTCCCTCAGGATGTGATCCACACCCAGGAGAGGAGCATCACTGAGCTGCTGAAGGCTGTGAGAGAGCAGAGTGGCCAGCTTGACCACCAGAGGAGCAAGATGAAGACTCTGGAGGAGAAGGTAGTTACTGCTATTGTACAACAATTGATCTAGCTTGAGCCTTACAGTCTTCCAATCATGACAGCAGGCAAATGACTACATTTTTATAGTACAACACTATTCCTTTGCATTTTTAGCTCACCTATAACCCTTCCATGCAAGAGACCATTGAGAAACCATCTGACAACTTCCAGTCTGTCACGCCGGCCCTCACTGGGTATCTGACCAACACCTCTGCCAATGGCAGCTTAGACATGACAGGTAAGGTGGCTTAAAAGAGTCATGATCATTTGTTAATTTGTACTCCCTTTAGCTGATACTTTGGCAATTTTAGGGGCCCTCCAAAACACAAGGTCCACACAAAACACAATGTTTGAGGGACAACAGGGTTGTTCAGTCACTGCCGAGTGCTGCTGATTGACTGTGTGAGTGGTTATGCCACAGATCTCCCATCAGACTGCTGTGAGCTATTTACCAGAGGCGAGAGAGCCAGTGGAGTGTACGCCATCAAACCTAACCAATCCGAGCCCTTCATGGTCTACTGCGACATGGATAAAGGTAAGACAGACAATGAGTTGCGCCAATGCAGATCCGTTACTGGACTGAAACATTGTGTACTAATGTATATTTATTGATTTGGGTTCAAGTACTTCCTCTTTCCTTTCTGCAGATGGAGGGGCTACTATAATCCAGAGAAGGAAGGATGGGTCTGTGAATTTCGATCAGAATTGGGAGAAGTATGAAAACGGATTTGGAGACTTTCAAGGTGAGTGATCGAATTGTGAGGTGCAATGTGTATTTTCTCATGGCCAGTGCACCAGACCAGAGTACTCAATTATTAAAGCACTGATGCTGTCATCACCTCACgtgcctgggtgtgtgtgtacaaCTTCAGCACTGAGCCTTATGGATTTGTCTGTGTTACAGGGGAGTTCTGGCTGGGTCTGAAGAAGGTCCACTCCCTGGCTAGTCAAGGTGACTCTTTTCTGAACATCCAACTGGAGGACTGGAAACAGGGCAAACGCGTCATCGAATACAACTTCTCTCTGGATGGACCAGAGGCCCACTATACTATCCACCTCTCACAGGCATCCGGAAATCTGCCTGATGCAATGAGCAACCACACCGGTATGAAGTTCTCCACCAAGGACCGGGACAATGACAACCTTGAAGACTCACACTGCGCTTACACCTACACAGGTACAGTAGTGGGGACTGGGGAGGACGACATTTTATGGATGCATGGTTTATCGTAAGGCTCAAGTACAGGGTTTGTTCTGAATAAAAGTATTTATTGAAAGATTTGTATCTAATTTATGAAGCATACGATTTAATGGATCATTAGATTGAATGGAGTCTGCTGTTTTTCACACCAGCATCAAGTTGAACTAATCTTACGGGCTTTTGCAGGTGGCTGGTGGTTCAACGCTTGTGGAGACACCAATCTGAATGGGAGATACATCCACGTGAGACCCAAGGG from Coregonus clupeaformis isolate EN_2021a chromosome 21, ASM2061545v1, whole genome shotgun sequence encodes the following:
- the LOC121534950 gene encoding angiopoietin-related protein 3; the encoded protein is MKLTLTFLFVLVASWPLVLCTKEEPMSEDPPLLQVPAVEARSRFAALDDVRLLANGLLQLGHSLRDFVHKTKGQINDIFQKLNIFDHSFNQLSVLASEIKEEEEELKKTTVVLKANNEEIKSLSLEINSKVESILQERSQLQSKVGGLEEKLSSLSQGLVPTDQLAEISALKDVIHTQERSITELLKAVREQSGQLDHQRSKMKTLEEKLTYNPSMQETIEKPSDNFQSVTPALTGYLTNTSANGSLDMTDLPSDCCELFTRGERASGVYAIKPNQSEPFMVYCDMDKDGGATIIQRRKDGSVNFDQNWEKYENGFGDFQGEFWLGLKKVHSLASQGDSFLNIQLEDWKQGKRVIEYNFSLDGPEAHYTIHLSQASGNLPDAMSNHTGMKFSTKDRDNDNLEDSHCAYTYTGGWWFNACGDTNLNGRYIHVRPKGRFERRRGIHWKPTRGASYSLRCTQISIRSTPTATATSTSSETGNFR